The Littorina saxatilis isolate snail1 unplaced genomic scaffold, US_GU_Lsax_2.0 scaffold_309, whole genome shotgun sequence genome has a segment encoding these proteins:
- the LOC138956284 gene encoding uncharacterized protein isoform X3, which translates to MSLVEPGGRGQRFKTREYFPHFSYGQRMVQAALAKSLPAIPLPDDTSNHPVDCSFEPQALVTEDSISSHHSVDSQMSEGHIRGSDTLRKFVTSAQLAEPQFITSTSLRKQVATLSQIVSLKDNELDALAQFMGHREYYRLPSDMMQLAKVSKLLLALEKGKLQDHQRCTLDEMEVAEDEAITSDEEAEFVEKGHSPIPERSASGRFATKDSLAPPHNQPSPPMHQPCPATAAPDSEPPSS; encoded by the exons atgtcACTAGTGGAACCAGGAGGCCGAGGCCAGAGATTTAAAACAAGGGAGTACTTCCCACATTTCTCATACGGCCAAAGAATGGTGCAGGCTGCACTGGCTAAGAGTCTACCTGCCATACCATTGCCAGATGACACCAGCAATCATCCAG TTGACTGCAGCTTCGAACCACAGGCGCTTGTGACAGAGGACTCTATAAGCAGCCATCACTCAGTTGACTCCCAAATG TCGGAGGGGCACATTCGGGGATCTGACACGCTTCGAAAGTTTGTGACATCAGCGCAGTTGGCAGAGCCACAGTTCATCACATCTACTTCACTTCGAAAGCAGGTTGCTACTCTGTCCCAGATAGTCAGTTTGAAGGACAACGAGCTGGATGCCCTTGCTCAGTTTATGGGACACCGCGAGTACTACCGCCTCCCATCAGACATGATGCAGTTGGCCAAAGTCAGCAAATTACTCCTTGCCCTTGAAAAGGGGAAGCTGCAAGACCACCAGCGCTGCACCCTGGATGAGATGGAAGTGGCTGAAGATGAAGCCATCACCTCGGATGAGGAGGCAG AATTTGTTGAAAAGGGTCACAGCCCTATTCCAGAACGATCTGCATCAGGAAGGTTCGCAACAAAAGACTCTTTGGCACCGCCACATAACCAGCCCTCTCCGCCTATGCATCAACCTTGTCCTGCTACAGCTGCACCTGACa GCGAGCCCCCTTCCTCCTAG
- the LOC138956284 gene encoding uncharacterized protein isoform X2: MSLVEPGGRGQRFKTREYFPHFSYGQRMVQAALAKSLPAIPLPDDTSNHPVDCSFEPQALVTEDSISSHHSVDSQMSEGHIRGSDTLRKFVTSAQLAEPQFITSTSLRKQVATLSQIVSLKDNELDALAQFMGHREYYRLPSDMMQLAKVSKLLLALEKGKLQDHQRCTLDEMEVAEDEAITSDEEAEFVEKGHSPIPERSASGRFATKDSLAPPHNQPSPPMHQPCPATAAPDNSADDEEAPEIQRKFQRCAADSSACSNSEPPSS, translated from the exons atgtcACTAGTGGAACCAGGAGGCCGAGGCCAGAGATTTAAAACAAGGGAGTACTTCCCACATTTCTCATACGGCCAAAGAATGGTGCAGGCTGCACTGGCTAAGAGTCTACCTGCCATACCATTGCCAGATGACACCAGCAATCATCCAG TTGACTGCAGCTTCGAACCACAGGCGCTTGTGACAGAGGACTCTATAAGCAGCCATCACTCAGTTGACTCCCAAATG TCGGAGGGGCACATTCGGGGATCTGACACGCTTCGAAAGTTTGTGACATCAGCGCAGTTGGCAGAGCCACAGTTCATCACATCTACTTCACTTCGAAAGCAGGTTGCTACTCTGTCCCAGATAGTCAGTTTGAAGGACAACGAGCTGGATGCCCTTGCTCAGTTTATGGGACACCGCGAGTACTACCGCCTCCCATCAGACATGATGCAGTTGGCCAAAGTCAGCAAATTACTCCTTGCCCTTGAAAAGGGGAAGCTGCAAGACCACCAGCGCTGCACCCTGGATGAGATGGAAGTGGCTGAAGATGAAGCCATCACCTCGGATGAGGAGGCAG AATTTGTTGAAAAGGGTCACAGCCCTATTCCAGAACGATCTGCATCAGGAAGGTTCGCAACAAAAGACTCTTTGGCACCGCCACATAACCAGCCCTCTCCGCCTATGCATCAACCTTGTCCTGCTACAGCTGCACCTGACa ATTCTGCTGATGATGAGGAAGCACCAGAAATCCAAAGGAAGTTTCAACGGTGTGCTGCTGACAGCAGTGCATGCTCAAACA GCGAGCCCCCTTCCTCCTAG
- the LOC138956284 gene encoding uncharacterized protein isoform X1 translates to MSLVEPGGRGQRFKTREYFPHFSYGQRMVQAALAKSLPAIPLPDDTSNHPVDCSFEPQALVTEDSISSHHSVDSQMSEGHIRGSDTLRKFVTSAQLAEPQFITSTSLRKQVATLSQIVSLKDNELDALAQFMGHREYYRLPSDMMQLAKVSKLLLALEKGKLQDHQRCTLDEMEVAEDEAITSDEEAEFVEKGHSPIPERSASGRFATKDSLAPPHNQPSPPMHQPCPATAAPDNSADDEEAPEIQRKFQRCAADSSACSNSSVYIFLLSQPIFHGGATGDG, encoded by the exons atgtcACTAGTGGAACCAGGAGGCCGAGGCCAGAGATTTAAAACAAGGGAGTACTTCCCACATTTCTCATACGGCCAAAGAATGGTGCAGGCTGCACTGGCTAAGAGTCTACCTGCCATACCATTGCCAGATGACACCAGCAATCATCCAG TTGACTGCAGCTTCGAACCACAGGCGCTTGTGACAGAGGACTCTATAAGCAGCCATCACTCAGTTGACTCCCAAATG TCGGAGGGGCACATTCGGGGATCTGACACGCTTCGAAAGTTTGTGACATCAGCGCAGTTGGCAGAGCCACAGTTCATCACATCTACTTCACTTCGAAAGCAGGTTGCTACTCTGTCCCAGATAGTCAGTTTGAAGGACAACGAGCTGGATGCCCTTGCTCAGTTTATGGGACACCGCGAGTACTACCGCCTCCCATCAGACATGATGCAGTTGGCCAAAGTCAGCAAATTACTCCTTGCCCTTGAAAAGGGGAAGCTGCAAGACCACCAGCGCTGCACCCTGGATGAGATGGAAGTGGCTGAAGATGAAGCCATCACCTCGGATGAGGAGGCAG AATTTGTTGAAAAGGGTCACAGCCCTATTCCAGAACGATCTGCATCAGGAAGGTTCGCAACAAAAGACTCTTTGGCACCGCCACATAACCAGCCCTCTCCGCCTATGCATCAACCTTGTCCTGCTACAGCTGCACCTGACa ATTCTGCTGATGATGAGGAAGCACCAGAAATCCAAAGGAAGTTTCAACGGTGTGCTGCTGACAGCAGTGCATGCTCAAACAGTTCAGTATATATCTTTCTCCTTAGTCAACCAATTTTCCATGGGGGCGCGACTGGAGATGGATGA